The sequence TACCAGgattttccttcagaattttgGATGGTAAATATGGTGCCTtatgtcattttaaattaataagagttgaaaaataaaatacacttttttttttttttttttttgagacagagtctcactctggtgcccaggctggagtgcagtggtgcgatctcagctcactgcaacctccatctcctgggttcaagtcattctcttgcctcagcctcctgagtagctgggactacgggcatgtaccaccacgcccagctaatttttttgtatttttagtagagacggggtttcaccatgttggccaggctgatcttgaactcctggcctcaagtgatccacccgcctgggcctcccaaagtgctgggattgtaggtgtgagccattgtgcccggcctaaaatatatctttctgagcctcaattttttcATCGGTGAGATGGCAATAATAATGCTCACCTCCACCCACACTCCAAAAACagcaataaaatgtaaaattaggaGCATTGATATCGAATTAGGAGCAAGAAATGAAACCCTTCATCCTCACTGGGCCCTACCATCCCTGGTACCCAACTTCTCTCAGGGTCCCtgaatcacaaaaaaaaaaaaaaaaaaaaaaaaaaaaaaaggcacaaagcTGGCAGGGGCTCCTGTCAAAACCAGGGCTGCTGTGAGCAGAGAGTTTAAGGTGGGCTCTGGCCAGATGCTATATGTTCTTCTTCCCAACAACATTGGTACTATTGCCCCATTtcaagatgaagaaactgaggccaagagaggaAAGAGACTAACAGCCCTTGTCACACAGCTTGAAGTGGTGACATGAGAATTTCAGCTCTGGGACATTTGATTCCCAAGTGCCCACGTGAGGGGCTCGGGCCTCCCCGGGACGCAGAAGTGGTAGAACTCACAGCACAGGCCACAGGCCGGAAGGAGGTGAGCCTCTCAGAGGGGTAGGCCGTGTTGCCACCCCAGGCATCCCAGCTCGGGTATTCGCCCCGTTCCAGAACGTACTGCTGCCCTTGGAATCCAGCATGCTCGAAGCCCACCCACCTGCAGACAGAGGGTAGAGTGTGCAGGAGGTAAGCGTCCCCTTCACCCTGCATTCTAGACCAGCAGATGGGTATAGAATGGTCACAATCACAACCATTCAGGGGTGATTGTGCCCCCAGGAAACACTTGacaatgcctggagacatttttggttgtcacgaTTAGGAGAGGGGCTTGGAAGGCCATCTAtcaggtagaggccagggatgctgctaaacatcccatAATACACAGGCCAGCCTCCACTGCAAAGGATGATCCAGCCAGAAACATCAGTAGTGCCGAAGTTGAGGGACCCGGCTCTAGACCTGACTTGCTGTGTGTCCCATAGGTAGGGAAACTGCTTCACACAGGTGCCCTGACAACATTGCTCCTCTGTTGGTTTCCACAGAGGCCGCAGAGTCAAAGCTGATCACAGACTGACCTCACCTTGGTGGAATTCCCTGTGATCCTGCCAGGGTGTAGGAGACGGGCCGTTTTGTGAGGAGCTACTGCAAGGCCATCTCTTATATTCCTCCCTCTCTTGTGAGAGGCTTCCACGAGGCAGTTCCTCATCTGCCTGTCTGGCCACTCAGACGTGGGGCTTTCCACCTCACCGCCCCACAGGTGACAATAGCAAGCTATCGTTGAAGCATGGAAGCAGTTCTTCAGACACAGGGTTCCCACCATTCCTGCTGCCTGTCATTCGGCCCCCTTTGTTTTGGTGTCATCCCGTAGGACAAGGGACACAGGAAGCTGACACCATGCGCACCTTGCCTTTGCTGTCTGTGTAAGTAATAAACTGTCTGAATCTATCCGAACTCATTATCTGCTTACTGGCTGAGTCTGTCAGCCTGCTGGACATACCCCTAGAAAGTCTCTGTTCCTATCTGACCCCCATTCCCCACCTGCACAAATCAGAAGCTAAAAGAGTATTTACTAAAGCATGAGATGTGTAAAAATCACCCAAGATGACCTCAGGTGGCACTCACAGGCATAGGATTAAGTGACTCCAAATCTCCTATCTACTTTCCAACCTTCTAGAACCTTCTATCCAATATGGTAACTACTGGCCACATCTCCTAGCTACTTTCCAACCTTCTAGAACCTTCTATCCAATATGGTTGCTACTGGCCACATCTCCTTTCTGTCTACTTTCCAACCTTCCAGAAATTTTTTCCAATATGGCAGCTACTGGTCACATCTCCTTTCTATTTACTTTCCAGCCTTCTAGAACCTTCTATCCAATATGGTAGCTACTGGCCACATCTTTCTAACTACTTTCCAACCTTCTAGAGCCTGCTATCCAATATGGTAGCTGCTGGCCATATCTCCTTTCTACTTGCTTTCCAACCTTCTACAACCTTCTATCTAATATGGTAGCTACTGGCCACATGTAGTTAattaaatttaaacttaaataaattaagattaaataaaacattcCGTTTTCTAGTCATGCTGGCTACCTTTCAAAATCCTTAATGGTCACATCTGGCCAGTGGCCCTGAAATGGATGGTGCAGATGTAGAACATCTCCATCATTGCAGACAGGTCCACTGAATGGCACTGGTCTAGAAAGTCTTGGTGTGTTATTATTGTGTCCTTAACACCTCTCTACATctcacaatctctctctctctctctcactctcttttttgttttttaattttggttttttgggtttttttgttttgttttgttttgttttgtttttttacaaaaaatGATCGGGCCACATGCTTGGCAACAAGACTGTTTAGCtaaaaattaatagcattaaaacattatattcatttttatagttaCCTTCTACTTTTGGTGAGTGATGTTGGCTTTCAATTTATGGCTAGGAGGGACATTTTTAGATCCAACCCTGGATTCTAAGGATCTTCTCCCGCAGAGCTGCCTCATCCAGTGGGCAGGGTCTGGGTAAATGATACCCTCCCACTGTTGGGCCGTGCACAACCTGCATAACCTTACATGGCAGTCCTGCACACTCCTCAGCGCTTCAAGAGGGCACACTAGGAAAAGAGGACCTAGAATAGCTAAAAGTCCTAGCACTCATCTCTAGGTCCCTTCCTGTCCACCCTCTACCCCAACTCAGTATCCCCCTAGACTCACGCTCCACTCAGCACTTTCAAAGATCGCACAGTCTCGAAGCCAAGCTCCAGCACACTGGGGCACTCGGCCGTGAATTCGTGCCGCCGGCCCTGGAAGCCGTCCTCATCCCACACCACCATCtgtgccaggaaaaaaaaaaaaaaaaagaaggtggagATCCGCATCAGAGTCCCATGGAGGGTGAAGGGTTGAGGGCTCACCCCAGGATCTGGCAGGTAAAGCAGGGATTGCAAACTCAGATGCCTCCAGGAGCCAGGCAGGCAAGGACAGTGAGGACTGTGAGACACTAGAGAGCACAGGTGCCAGGTAGATGGGTGGCCTCTTCCCAGTGCCACCAATGGTTGCCCAGTGGGAATGCAAGCCAGACCTTCCAATTTCTCAATACGATCCCTAGATCTGGACTTTTATGTGGTTCTTCTAGGCTTTTAAAGGCTGATGATAAATCCAAAAGCtttataaaacaaacacacacacacacagatggtcAAAGAAATCATGCCCAAAGACTGCAATCTCTGCCAAAGAGTGTAACAGGTCAACTTTGGGAACCAGAAGACCCAAGTTCACATTCGACCTCCCTGTATGTGACATACAAGTCCCTTCTCGACTCTGAGTCTTGATTGCACCTCTGTGAAATAGGCATTTATAATACCCTCCTCCTAGGATTCGTGGGGACTTGAACCCTCCCCACACCTCCTGGACACGCCCTCCCCATGCCTCTTCCTACCTTCCAGTGTCCCGCTGACTTGGTGCATTGCAGGGTCATCGTGGCCCCTTCCTACAGAAGAGAAGAACATCATAATAGTCCACCCTGTCCCTCTGCTGTCCTCTTTATGTAGATGGCTGGCTTAGACCTGGTCAGGATCCACATGGGGAGTCTAGGAGTGACTGGGCTAGGGGCAATGCATGGCTTTGGCCTGTCCCTCTCCTGTCCTTTCCATCTGTCACCAGTGCCATCTTCCATCCTATCCCCATCTCAAAACTCACCCTTGCTGGGTCTCATTGACTCTAAGCCCCACTCTGTATTCTCTTATCTGCTTGTTATGGGAAAATTTCTGTGGCTGTTGGTGGGTAGGTACATCACCCCAGCAAGTGCTAAAATGACAGTCCTTCCAAAGACAACGCCTAGCTCAAAGAAGTAGCTCTAATGGTGGAAATTTAGGCAACAGGGCTACaggaataattttgtttttaaatgagggAAGCAGGTGCTGGTCTTGATGGTTGGGGCTCATCATTGGTTAGGTGAGGATGGCATTCAGGATGACACAGTGACATCCCTAGGACTGGGGACCTGGGCTCCTCACCTCCCAGGATGCTCACTCAGAACTCTGATCCCATCCCTCCTCCAAACCTGGGACTTACCGAGATAGGCCCAGGGAACATGTCAGATCTGAGACCAGCCGAGGTCAGGCTCTTAtaggcagggagggaagaggggcccCTGGGAGACAAAGCCCTGACTCAGCAACTGGGCCACAGAAACAAAAGCCAGCCCTGGCTGAAGAGCCAATGGCAAGCTGTCAGCAGCTCTGGCTTTAGCAGGGAGGGAATGGACCAGATCACCACCCCCAGGGATCAGCCACCAAGAAGCAGAGAGGTGGAATATTGGCCCTCATTAGCCCCGCAAGGTTCCTGACTAGACCAGGAGAATGAACACTAGACGAGGAGTCCAGAAGCATCCTTCCTAGCTATGTGAGCTTGAGCAAGTCATTTCCCCTCAATTTCTGCCTATAAAATGCAGCAGAAACAAACTATAtcacagagttgttgtgaggTTACATAAcacacctggcacagagtaaacaTTCAGGAAATGTCtattcctttcctcctctcattCCCCTTTCTCTTCCAGTTGAAGCAATCAGGATAGGCTGCCTGTTGGAGGAGGCATTTGAACTAGACTCTGAAGGATGAAGAAGATATGTACAGAGTTAGACAGAAGCAGAGGCATTCTAAGAAAAGTTCAGAGGTGGGAACTTGGGGCACGTGTACAAGAAAGAGCTggtacggccgggcgcggtggctcaagcctgtaatcccagcactttgggaggccgagacgggcggatcacgaggtcaggagatcgagaccatcctggctaatatggtgaaaccccgtctctactaaaaaatacaaaaaactagccgggcaaggtggtgggtgcctgtagtcccagctactcgggaggctgaggcaggagaatggcgtaaacccgggaggcggagcttgcagtgagctgagatgcggccactgcactccagcctgggcgacaaagcgagactccgtctcaaaaaaaaaaaaaaaaaaaaaaaaaaaaaaaagaaagagctggtAGCCCAATTGGCCTGGAGCTCAGGGGACCTGAAgggaagtgaggcaggagaagaggtCTAGGCCAGGGCCTGCCAAGTCCACAAAGCCCGAAGATGAATCCAGATGGCTCTGTGGGCAGCATAAAGGAGCTGTTAGTTGCAAACATGCTTTGCAAACTGTAGCACACTTGCCAAATATCCAGGACTTGTACAATTTGCTGTGTGCCTCTTGTCCCTAAACCCTGCCCTCTGAATTGGCCTATGAGGGGCCTCTTACAGCATAGGAAAAGAGCATGACTGGAAACCAGATCATCTGAGATGAAATCCAGCCCTGCTGCTTTTACCATCTGGGTAACCTGGAGGATATCTGAGTCCTGCTCATGACCTGTAAAGTGGCCACACCAGTTTCCTTTTAAGAAGGTGAAATGCAGCTCTATCAAATGCATGactttgggccaggcgtggtggctcatgcctgtaatcccagcacttggggaagtcaaggtgggtggatcacctgaggtcaggagttcaagaccaggctggccaacatggtgaaaccccgtctctactaaaaatacaaaaattagctgggagcagtggcaggtgcctgtaatcccagctactagggaggctgaggcaggcgaattacctgaacctgggaggcaggggttgcagtgagccaagatcacaccattgcactcgagcctgggtgacagagcaagactccgtctcaaaaaaaaaaaaaaaaaaaaaaaaaaaaaaggaatgcatgACTTTGACAAAGTGTTGGCATGAAAATTAAAGGTTAAGAATGCAACCTCTACAGCCAAACTGCCTGGGTTTGCATCCCACTCTTGCTGGCTGGGTAACTTTAGGCatgttacttaatctctctgagtctcagtttactTGTGTATCAAATGGGTGTAACAAGATAAGTTACGGCTAGCCTAAGAGACAGGGGTATTGTGAGGATAAATGTGAACTGCATGTGAACAGCAGCTGGAATTGCTCCTGCAACATAAAAAATTACCGTATttccatcatcttcatcatcatcattgctaATAATAAAGATGATTACTATTAATTATTGATCAAAAAAGCAGGAGTACATAGGTTTTAAGAGCCTGGGTTCATGA comes from Macaca mulatta isolate MMU2019108-1 chromosome 10, T2T-MMU8v2.0, whole genome shotgun sequence and encodes:
- the CRYBA4 gene encoding beta-crystallin A4 isoform X2, producing the protein MEGATMTLQCTKSAGHWKMVVWDEDGFQGRRHEFTAECPSVLELGFETVRSLKVLSGAWVGFEHAGFQGQQYVLERGEYPSWDAWGGNTAYPSERLTSFRPVACANHRDSRLTIFEQENFLGKKGELSDDYPSLQAMGWEGNEVGSFHVHSGAWVCSQFPGYRGFQYVLESDHHSGDYKHFREWGSHAQTFQVQSIRRIQQ
- the CRYBA4 gene encoding beta-crystallin A4 isoform X1 gives rise to the protein MFTLCQEGATMTLQCTKSAGHWKMVVWDEDGFQGRRHEFTAECPSVLELGFETVRSLKVLSGAWVGFEHAGFQGQQYVLERGEYPSWDAWGGNTAYPSERLTSFRPVACANHRDSRLTIFEQENFLGKKGELSDDYPSLQAMGWEGNEVGSFHVHSGAWVCSQFPGYRGFQYVLESDHHSGDYKHFREWGSHAQTFQVQSIRRIQQ
- the CRYBA4 gene encoding beta-crystallin A4, with product MFPGPISEGATMTLQCTKSAGHWKMVVWDEDGFQGRRHEFTAECPSVLELGFETVRSLKVLSGAWVGFEHAGFQGQQYVLERGEYPSWDAWGGNTAYPSERLTSFRPVACANHRDSRLTIFEQENFLGKKGELSDDYPSLQAMGWEGNEVGSFHVHSGAWVCSQFPGYRGFQYVLESDHHSGDYKHFREWGSHAQTFQVQSIRRIQQ